The Candidatus Omnitrophota bacterium region GCCGAACATTATAGCGTACCCGAAAACGAAGAACGCCGTTGAAGCCATACAGAAATCCAGGAAATTGTTCATAAGCACGTTACACGTGTTCTTGGTCCGGATAAGCCCGGCCTCAAGCATACCGAATCCCGCCTGCATTATGAACACCATGAAAGCGGCGAGAAGTACCCACAGCGTATCGATACCCGATACCGACGCGTACCCTTCCGCCGCTTCCGCTGCCGCGATACCGGTCGGGATAACGACCACCGCGGCGGCTGACAATAATAACACTAACCCTCTCTTGAACCGTCCCCTCAACATTTCTCCTCCTTAAACAGTTGCAAGTCCTACCATGTCCGTAAAAAACGAAAGGCGCCATAACCCATAAAAGGGCTTATGACGCCTTCGTCGTTACCAATTACTTGTACTGCTCCGGGCACTACCGCGTACCCTTAACCGTACAAGTAAAACCGGGGACGGTTCTGGTAACTTTTCAGGCATAAAAGGGGGCGTCCTCCCCCCTTCCGGGAATTCAGCCTATCGCCTTGCCTCCGGTCTCTCCGGTCCTGATCCTTATACACTGGCCAAGGTCCGTCACGAATATCTTTCCGTCGCCTATTTTACCGGTACGCGCGCCTTTGATTATCGCGTTTACCGTAGGTTCGACAAAATCCTCGTTAACGGCTATTTCCAGCCTTACTTTTTTCAGCAGGTTCACGTCGTGTATCACACCCCTGTACGTTTCCGTATAACCTTTCTGCTGACCGCAACCAAGAGCATTCGTGACCGTCATCTTGTGCACATCCGCCTCAAAAAGCGCTTTTTTAACGTCCGGCAGTTTATGCGGTTGTATCATCGCTATTATGAGCTTCATCACCGTACCCCCTGTAAAAGGGTCCCGGCCCTATACCCGGGCGCGGGACCGGTTTTCAACATCTACTCGTTGGAAAACACCTGGAACCCCGAATAGGATTCCATACCATGTTCGCAAATATCAAGCCCCTTGAGCTGTTCCTCATCCGACGCCCGGAGGCCCATAGTGGCCTTAATGACGTAGAAGAGAAGGAACGCTGTCCCGAATACCCACGCGAACACGCTTAGGACCCCGGTAGCCTGTGCTATAAGCTGCCCGAACCCTCCGCCGTGGAATAGCCCGTCGACCCCGCCGTAGGCTTTCTCGGCGAAAAGGCCCACGGAAAGCGTCCCCCATGCCCCGCACACGCCATGAACGGATATGGCGCCGACAGGATCATCTATCCTCAGTACCTTATCAATGAACTCCACGCTGAATACGACCAGGATACCGCCTATCGCCCCTATGATGATAGCGCTAAGCGGGGAGATATTCGCGC contains the following coding sequences:
- a CDS encoding P-II family nitrogen regulator — its product is MKLIIAMIQPHKLPDVKKALFEADVHKMTVTNALGCGQQKGYTETYRGVIHDVNLLKKVRLEIAVNEDFVEPTVNAIIKGARTGKIGDGKIFVTDLGQCIRIRTGETGGKAIG